The Couchioplanes caeruleus sequence ACCGGCTTGTCGGCGAACCGCAGGATCGGCGAGGTCAGGCCGGGGACGTGCAGCACGGCGACGTCGCGGTCCGGGTCGAAGGCCACCACCGTGGCGTCGAGCTCCGCCCGCCCGTTACGGACGCGGACCTCCCGGGCACCGGAGACGACGTGGGCATTGGTCATGACGCGCTCGCGGGCGTACACGAATCCCGATCCGACCGTGCCGCGGGCGCAGTGCGGTCCCCCGCCGGGAGTGGCGCGGACCTTGACCACCGAACTCCGGGCGGCGGCGACGATCGAGGCGCCCGCGAGTCCCGGGTCGGGGACGTCCACCTGCTCCGCCGAGATGCGGCTGAGCCCGTGGAACACCGCGGGAAGACCGTCGGCGTCCAGCGCCCGGGCGAGATCGGCGGAGAGGGCCCGGGCCGGGCCGGGCAGCAGCTCGCCCACGCCCGCGAGCAGGGCACTCCCCCGCAGCTCGCGGTCGAGCCACGCCGGCGAGGACGCCCGCAGGGGCACGACCACCAGCGCGGCCAGGACCAGCATGGCGAGGGCCGAGATGACCGCCCCACCCGCCTCGTCCAGGCGGCGCAGCGGGTGGCCGCGGACGGCGTCGCGCAGGCGCAGGCCGCACCGGGCGGCGAGGAACTGGCCCAGCACGGCCGGCACGAGAATGGTCACCAGCGACACCACGACCCGCGGGACGCCCGTGAACGGGCCGGCGACCAGCGGCCCGGCCTGCACGCCGAGCAGTGCGCCGGCGGAGAAGCCGG is a genomic window containing:
- a CDS encoding MarP family serine protease encodes the protein MRAVDSILIVLVLVSAVAGYRQGLLFGALSLAGFSAGALLGVQAGPLVAGPFTGVPRVVVSLVTILVPAVLGQFLAARCGLRLRDAVRGHPLRRLDEAGGAVISALAMLVLAALVVVPLRASSPAWLDRELRGSALLAGVGELLPGPARALSADLARALDADGLPAVFHGLSRISAEQVDVPDPGLAGASIVAAARSSVVKVRATPGGGPHCARGTVGSGFVYARERVMTNAHVVSGAREVRVRNGRAELDATVVAFDPDRDVAVLHVPGLTSPILRFADKPVRSGADAVVLGFPLDGPYDAQPARIRSVGRVEGPDIYGAGAVDREMYAVRTVVRGGNSGGPLVAPGGQVLGVVFAVADEDPGTGFALTAAEISHVAELGAVRAQPVDTGPCRPR